The following coding sequences lie in one Arachis ipaensis cultivar K30076 chromosome B05, Araip1.1, whole genome shotgun sequence genomic window:
- the LOC107641140 gene encoding protein FAR1-RELATED SEQUENCE 5-like, whose product MEPQTQEASNSQRHTSDQNVHNVSDHVDEDVTSDAVDMDQYRINSWEDIGKIDFSSLSMKNICQLHFADLGLAFEFYNSYAKTRGFSVRKSRSRIVDGKVREKAYVCSCEGYRLEKWNHMKNRVREPKPETRCGCMSKLHVFFDAVIESWVVRDFCDEHNHDLVVPKLARMLRSHKKMTEPDISQMNHMKEVGISIPNIFGSLASQCGEYENINFSIKDMHNQVAKQRRQLPDDLTSAMAYLEMLAARDRNLFYSVEKGREGVFRQIFWCDGRCQLDYDLFGDVLAFDATYKKNRYRLPVVIFSGVNHHNQTVVFGAAIVSNERKSTYVWLLKQLLIAMKGKIPTSVITDGHQSMAIAIREVFPNAHHRLCAWHLMRNATSNIHKPQFTKMFTKLMLGDYEVGVFEQKWEEMVGFFGVEDREWIADMYGKRNMWATAHIRGKFFAGFRTTSRCESLHAVLKRYVKSRHNLTEFVQHFQRCLSYMRHREDLADFKSSTGQPVMQTHFQQLERSAATIYTRQIFMLFRSMLHKASTLKVIYEKETSSCKIYQVSKFYKPNMIWHVSFHGEQDEFKCSCMRMDSIGIPCSHILAVLGFVDIAELPKSLVLRRWTRKAKEGISGYDDMGGLMEDSLAISRRACLAHWCKQIMNEGCLKGDLFNESRDALVNILSCIRAHSGDNNMMEGHAEYMYEDLAKNGSTEIETTRKPKHCSYCRKGGHNIATCSMRKMDERTPQFDDDAAENVDGEDYSFVDAESDEYVHTEWFEEEDEYLDFSRYYEQSGGETESSMDYDSGGANDDDEAEL is encoded by the exons ATGGAGCCTCAGACTCAG GAAGCATCAAATAGTCAAAGACACACAAGTGATCAAAATGTGCATAATGTTAGTGATCATGTGGATGAAGACGTAACTTCTGATGCGGTGGATATGGATCAATATCGCATAAACTCTTGGGAAGATATTGGTAAGATTGATTTTTCAAGTCTATCTATGAAAAATATTTGTCAATTGCACTTTGCTGATCTTGGCTTGGCATTCGAATTTTATAATTCATATGCCAAGACGAGGGGCTTCAGTGTGCGaaagagtaggagtagaatagttGATGGAAAAGTTAGAGAAAAAGCATATGTTTGTTCTTGTGAAGGGTATAGATTAGAAAAATGGAACCATATGAAAAATCGAGTTAGGGAGCCAAAACCAGAGACAAGATGTGGTTGTATGAGTAAACTTCATGTTTTCTTTGATGCGGTAATTGAGAGTTGGGTAGTGAGAGATTTTTGTGATGAACACAATCATGATCTTGTTGTTCCAAAGTTAGCAAGAATGTTAAGATCTCACAAGAAAATGACTGAGCCTGACATTAGTCAAATGAACCATATGAAAGAGGTGGGGATCAGCATACCAAACATATTTGGGTCATTAGCTAGCCAGTGTGGTGAGTACGAGAACATTAATTTTTCAATTAAGGATATGCACAATCAAGTTGCGAAGCAAAGAAGACAATTACCTGATGATTTAACCTCTGCAATGGCTTACCTGGAAATGCTAGCAGCAAGGGATCGAAACTTGTTCTATAGTGTTGAAAAGGGCAGAGAAGGAGTGTTTCGGCAAATTTTTTGGTGTGATGGCCGGTGTCAGTTGGATTACGATCTATTCGGAGATGTGCTAGCATTTGACGCCACATATAAGAAGAATAGATACAGATTGCCGGTGGTAATATTCTCGGGAGTTAACCACCATAATCAAACCGTTGTATTTGGTGCTGCGATAGTTTCGAATGAGAGGAAAAGCACCTATGTGTGGTTACTAAAACAACTTCTCATAGCAATGAAGGGAAAGATACCGACTTCAGTAATTACGGATGGTCATCAATCGATGGCTATCGCTATTCGGGAAGTGTTTCCGAATGCACATCATAGGTTATGTGCCTGGCACTTGATGCGTAATGCAACGAGCAATATTCACAAACCTCAGTTTACGAAAATGTTTACAAAGTTAATGCTAGGTGATTACGAAGTTGGTGTGTTCGAACAAAAGTGGGAGGAAATGGTTGGATTCTTTGGAGTGGAAGATCGGGAATGGATAGCAGATATGTATGGGAAAAGAAACATGTGGGCTACCGCTCATATCCGAGGAAAATTCTTTGCTGGGTTTAGAACGACTTCGAGGTGTGAAAGTCTACATGCTGTCCTCAAAAGATATGTTAAATCACGCCATAATTTGACAGAATTTGTTCAACACTTCCAGCGTTGTTTGAGCTACATGCGGCACAGAGAGGATTTGGCAGACTTTAAATCATCAACTGGACAACCTGTGATGCAGACACACTTTCAACAATTAGAAAGGTCAGCAGCTACCATTTATACCCGGCAAATTTTTATGTTGTTCCGTTCAATGCTCCACAAGGCCAGCACTTTGAAGGTAATATATGAAAAAGAAACGAGTTCTTGCAAGATTTATCAGGTGTCAAAATTTTACAAGCCTAACATGATATGGCATGTGTCTTTTCATGGAGAGCAAGATGAATTTAAATGCTCATGCATGAGAATGGACTCCATAGGTATTCCATGCAGTCATATACTTGCTGTTTTGGGTTTTGTAGACATTGCAGAGCTGCCAAAATCATTAGTGCTGCGAAGATGGACTAGAAAAGCGAAGGAAGGCATTAGTGGGTATGACGACATGGGCGGCTTGATGGAGGATTCCTTGGCTATCAGTCGGCGTGCATGTTTGGCACATTGGTGTAAACAAATTATGAATGAAGGGTGCCTAAAAGGGGATCTTTTTAATGAATCACGAGATGCATTGGTAAATATACTTTCATGTATTAGGGCTCATAGTGGGGATAATAACATGATGGAGGGGCATGCGGAATACATGTACGAAGACCTTGCAAAGAATGGAAGTACTGAGATAGAGACCACAAGGAAGCCTAAGCATTGCAGCTACTGTCGCAAGGGGGGTCATAATATTGCTACGTGTTCCATGAGGAAAATGGATGAAAGGACTCCCCAATTTGATGATGACGCTGCGGAGAATGTTGATGGTGAAGACTACTCCTTCGTAGATGCTGAAAGTGATGAGTATGTTCACACTGAATGGTTTGAGGAGGAAGAT GAATATTTAGATTTCTCAAGATATTATGAACAGAGTGGTGGCGAGACTGAGTCCTCAATGGATTACGATTCTGGTG GggcaaatgatgatgatgaggcagAGTTGTGA
- the LOC110262545 gene encoding uncharacterized protein LOC110262545 has protein sequence MESYKETYNHHINTIPGQPLWEKAEDCNRPHAPKIKTKPGKLKMKRRMDADEKSASGSKKPKVDPKLSDNTADGVHLKRQLGAFTCSYCGDKGHTKRSCKKKKDADAATAAVAAAAAAAATKATEKKKNDEVHTVPEKPVHQPQDVSGQADLGSNPQEIELTQPSASEQEDSEKDPAPKRPSKLSPRRRSSNQPTAPTVNPLQGASSVTSSKFANLMQFIPTPGFRPPRKKN, from the exons ATGGAGTCATACAAGGAAACTTATAACCACCACATTAATACAATTCCGGGTCAACCACTGTGGGAAAAAGCAGAGGACTGTAACAGGCCACATGCCCCTAAAATCAAGACAAAACCTGGAAAACTAAAGATGAAGCGGAGGATGGATGCGGACGAGAAGAGTGCTTCTGGATCTAAGAAGCCTAAAGTTGACCCAAAACTCTCAGACAACACTGCAGATGGTGTACACCTAAAGAGACAGCTGGGTGCATTTACATGCAGTTACTGTGGTGATAAGGGGCATACAAAGAGAAgctgcaaaaagaaaaaagatgctGATGCTGCTACTGCTGCTGTTGCAGCAGCAGCCGCTGCCGCTGCCACCAAGGCAactgagaagaagaaaaatgatgaAGTTCATACTGTGCCTGAGAAGCCGGTTCATCAGCCCCAAGACGTGTCTGGCCAAGCAGATTTGGGAAGCAATCCCCAGGAGATCGAATTAACTCAGCCTTCTGCTTCTGAGCAAGAGGATTCTGAAAAG GATCCTGCACCGAAAAGACCTTCCAAGCTGTCACCACGAAGACGATCCTCTAATCAGCCAACCGCACCAACAGTGAATCCCTTGCAGGGTGcatcttcagtaacatcttcaaaGTTTGCCAACTTGATGCAGTTCATCCCAACGCCAGGATTTAGGCCTCCAAGAAAGAAGAATTGA
- the LOC110272126 gene encoding uncharacterized protein LOC110272126, with protein sequence MDIRKMLFDDSIGKKQGLVWRFEGCNAGTDTDVSPPVTETHAIIVAPPIPKVVPNTSCKSSPKKNRTSPRQSQPSHSKTANPSKTTKPVKKNNSPKATKPTKPTKLTKPTQLTKPTKISQPTKSSQNTKSDRSKKQKLSKRPSISRRPCTRSASRGFTSKVFNNEVPFDVSSDSSDSEEDSMFKPGPDEGSSSESEATGNDPKTGSRIRRNMIHATVGKRNISPLGKGNEKILHEDDGLVEEVSDAEVDLGFVGCVHEGVEDGLDPGVDSDGTNSWHSEEMKTPPNSEDELEEGNESEEASPLFREGARFGELHLEVGMKFGTKWEFREAVREYTIQEGRSIKIVKNDNIRCRAVCKVKECPWVAYASRDHEDTCWQIKTFNDDHTCPREDKNRAANRNWVCSKLVKKVRKYPNFRHCEATTYFKTRFDLTLNKNSISRALMDARSVVYGDEKEQYRMVRDYGMTLLKSNPGSTVQICTTPQPDGEVTFDRMYICLSGCKNGFKAGCRPLIGLDGAFLKTRFGGQILSAVGLDANHHIYVIAWAIVRVENTETWRWFLELLHQDLGHYKEHDWCFISDMQKGLISAVKAVMPDVHHRFCVWHLWKNFNKNWKDLQLRGLLWECARATTYQEFRDGIYFLQP encoded by the exons ATGGATATTAGAAAAA TGTTGTTTGATGATAGCATTG GGAAGAAACAGGGATTAGTATGGAGGTTTGAGGGATGTAATGCAGGTACAGATACTGATGTGAGTCCCCCAGTTACAGAGACTCATGCAATCATAGTTGCTCCTCCTATCCCTAAGGTTGTACCCAACACTTCTTGCAAATCCAGTCCCAAAAAAAACAGAACATCTCCACGACAATCACAACCATCACACTCCAAAACTGCCAATCCTTCCAAGACAACCAAACCTGTGAAGAAGAACAACTCCCCAAAAGCCACCAAGCCCACCAAGCCCACCAAGCTCACGAAGCCCACCCAGCTCACCAAGCCCACCAAAATCAGCCAGCCCACGAAATCCAGTCAGAACACCAAATCAGATAGGAGCAAGAAGCAGAAACTGTCCAAGAGACCAAGTATTTCCAGGAGACCCTGCACACGGTCTGCTTCTAGAGGATTTACTAGCAAAGTGTTTAACAATGAAGTTCCCTTTGATGTATCTTCTGATTCCTCTGATAGTGAAGAGGATAGCATGTTCAAGCCAGGTCCGGATGAGGGTAGTTCCTCTGAATCTGAGGCTACAGGGAATGATCCTAAAACTGGGAGTAGGATTAGGAGAAACATGATACATGCTACGGTGGGTAAGAGAAATATTAGTCCACTAGGTAAAGGGAATGAGAAGATATTACATGAAGACGATGGTTTGGTGGAGGAGGTGAGCGACGCTGAGGTTGACCTTGGGTTTGTGGGTTGTGTTCATGAAGGGGTAGAGGATGGCCTAGACCCAGGTGTTGACTCAGATGGCACCAATTCTTGGCACTCGGAGGAGATGAAGACGCCTCCAAACTCAGAAGATGAGCTGGAGGAAGGAAATGAATCTGAAGAGGCAAGTCCGCTGTTTAGGGAGGGTGCAAGGTTTGGAGAGCTGCACCTTGAGGTAGGGATGAAGTTCGGAACTAAATGGGAATTTAGAGAAGCTGTGAGAGAATATACAATCCAAGAGGGAAGGAGCATAAAGATAGTGAAAAATGATAACATTAGGTGCAGGGCGGTGTGTAAGGTGAAAGAGTGCCCATGGGTGGCTTATGCATCAAGAGACCATGAAGACACATGTTGGCAAATTAAGACATTCAATGATGACCACACTTGCCCAAGAGAGGACAAGAATAGGGCTGCCAACAGGAATTGGGTATGCAGCAAGCTTGTGAAGAAGGTGAGAAAGTATCCAAATTTTAGACACTGCGAGGCTACAACTTACTTCAAGACACGGTTTGACTTGACTCTGAATAAAAACTCAATATCCAGGGCATTAATGGATGCAAGAAGTGTAGTGTATGGGGATGAAAAAGAACAATATAGGATGGTTAGGGATTATGGTATGACACTGTTGAAGAGTAATCCCGGTTCCACTGTACAAATATGCACCACCCCCCAACCAGATGGTGAAGTTACCTTTGATAGAATGTATATATGCTTAAGTGGCTGCAAAAACGGGTTCAAGGCTGGTTGCCGTCCTTTGATAGGTTTGGATGGTGCTTTCCTGAAGACCCGGTTTGGTGGACAGATTTTGTCAGCCGTGGGGTTAGATGCTAATCATCATATCTATGTCATAGCCTGGGCTATTGTCAGAGTGGAGAATACAGAGACATGGAGATGGTTTCTCGAGCTACTTCATCAGGACTTGGGTCATTATAAAGAGCATGACTGGTGCTTCATATCGGATATGCAAAAG GGACTGATATCAGCAGTGAAAGCGGTGATGCCTGATGTGCATCACCGTTTCTGCGTCTGGCATTTATggaaaaatttcaacaagaactgGAAGGACTTACAGCTAAGAGGACTTCTGTGGGAATGTGCAAGGGCAACAACATACCAAGAATTCAGGGATGGAATATACTTTCTTCAGCCATAA
- the LOC107644186 gene encoding putative pentatricopeptide repeat-containing protein At1g12700, mitochondrial, translating to MPKLSPYSVPHSVLRLCFPSTSSLHCHSQPQSLDEAVDSFTRMLSMRPPPSIIQFTKILGSLAKTNHFPTAISLFQQLQARGIAPNLFTLSIVINCCCGMGRITLAFSVLAKIFRMGFQPDTVTLNTLIKGLCLSSKVEKALHLHERMLDQGFQFNEVTYGTLINGLCKTGHTAAAIQVLRKIPHHPRCGIVPNVVMYSAIIDSLCKDTLVSQAFHLYSEMLAMGIFPDVITYTTLIHGLCLAGQPMEAIDLLNHMMLKNIIPNVCTYSTLIDGLCKEGRIKDANTVFAVMIKKGVKPEVVIYNSLMDGYCLASEVDKAKYVFSTMAQSRVSPDVWSYNIMIKGLCKSKMVDDALNLFEEMCCKNMVPDMVTYNTLIDGLGKSGKILCAEKLFQKMHDRGQLADIVTYNSLLDGMFNSKQLEKALMLFNQMKESGIDPDIYTYNILINGLCKNGRFENVREIFQNLFIEDYKPNTWTHNIIINGFCKEDLLDEALAYLSKMEANGSTDICTYNIIIDGLWKGRRFKDVHQIFQKIFLRGHHPDIWTHNIMINGLCKEGLLDEALAYLSKIEDNGYSTDICTYNIIIDGLCKGGRLENARHIFQKLFLRGYRPDIWTYNIMINQLCKKRLLDEALAYLSKMEDNFCSIDIRTYNIIIDGLCKGGRLKSAQQIFQKLLVRGDRVDVWTYTIMINELCKKGLLDEALALKSKMKDAGCSPNEVTNKIISHYLKNVKMTKRRNFMK from the coding sequence ATGCCAAAGCTCTCTCCGTATTCTGTTCCCCATTCCGTTCTCCGTCTTTGCTTCCCTTCAACTTCATCCCTGCACTGTCACTCTCAGCCCCAATCACTTGATGAAGCTGTTGATTCCTTCACTCGCATGCTCTCTATGCGTCCTCCTCCATCCATCATCCAATTCACCAAGATTTTGGGATCTCTTGCCAAGACCAACCATTTCCCCACCGCCATTTCCCTTTTTCAGCAATTACAAGCCAGGGGAATCgctcccaacttatttactttgaGCATCGTAATTAATTGTTGTTGCGGCATGGGTCGTATCACGCTTGCTTTCTCTGTACTGGCTAAGATTTTCAGGATGGGTTTTCAGCCTGATACGGTAACATTGAATACACTCATTAAAGGTCTCTGTCTCAGTAGTAAGGTTGAAAAAGCACTGCACCTTCACGAGAGAATGCTGGATCAAGGATTTCAGTTTAATGAAGTCACTTACGGGACCTTAATCAATGGACTCTGTAAGACCGGACACACAGCAGCTGCTATTCAAGTGTTGAGAAAGATCCCACACCACCCACGGTGTGGGATTGTTCCTAATGTGGTAATGTACAGCGCAATTATTGATAGTCTGTGCAAGGATACACTTGTAAGTCAGGCTTTTCATTTATACTCTGAAATGCTTGCTATGGGAATTTTTCCCGATGTTATCACTTACACTACTCTAATTCATGGACTGTGCCTTGCGGGTCAACCAATGGAAGCCATTGATTTACTAAATCATATGATGCTGAAAAACATTATTCCAAATGTTTGTACGTATAGTACTTTGATTGATGGACTATGTAAGGAAGGAAGAATCAAAGATGCTAACACTGTGTTTGCTGTTATGATAAAAAAAGGTGTGAAACCAGAAGTGGTTATTTATAATAGTTTAATGGATGGATATTGTTTGGCTAGTGAGGTAGATAAGGCAAAATATGTATTCAGTACAATGGCTCAAAGTAGAGTGTCTCCTGATGTTTGGAGTTATAATATCATGATTAAGGGATTGTGCAAAAGTAAAATGGTTGATGACGCCTTGAATCTCTTTGAAGAGATGTGTTGCAAGAACATGGTTCCTGATATGGTAACTTACAATACCCTAATTGATGGCTTGGGAAAATCAGGAAAAATCCTTTGTGCTGAGAAGCTTTTTCAAAAGATGCATGATAGAGGTCAACTTGCTGATATAGTGACTTATAATTCTTTGTTGGACGGGATGTTCAATTCCAAACAACTTGAAAAGGCACTAATGTTATTCAATCAAATGAAAGAGAGTGGCATTGATCcagatatatatacatacaacatactTATAAATGGCTTGTGCAAAAATGGAAGATTTGAAAATGTAAGAgagatttttcaaaatcttttcattGAAGACTATAAACCAAACACGTGGACACACAATATTATAATCAATGGGTTTTGCAAAGAGGACTTACTTGATGAAGCATTGGCATATTTGTCAAAAATGGAAGCCAATGGTTCAACAGATATATGTACGTACAATATAATTATTGATGGCTTATGGAAAGGTAGAAGATTTAAGGATGTTCATCAgatttttcaaaagatttttcTTAGAGGCCATCATCCAGATATCTGGACGCACAATATTATGATCAACGGGCTCTGCAAAGAGGGATTGCTTGATGAAGCATTGGCATATTTGTCAAAAATAGAAGACAATGGTTACTCAACAGATATATGCACGTACAATATAATTATTGATGGCCTATGTAAAGGTGGAAGACTTGAGAATGCTCGCCATATTTTTCAAAAGCTTTTTCTTAGAGGCTATCGTCCAGATATCTGGACATACAATATTATGATCAACCAGCTCTGCAAAAAACGCTTGCTTGATGAAGCATTGGCATATTTGTCAAAAATGGAAGACAATTTTTGCTCAATAGATATACGCACGTACAATATAATTATTGATGGTCTATGTAAAGGTGGAAGACTTAAGAGTGCTCAACAGATTTTTCAAAAGCTTTTAGTTAGAGGCGATCGTGTAGATGTTTGGACATACACTATTATGATCAACGAGCTCTGCAAAAAGGGCCTGCTTGATGAAGCATTGGCCTTAAAGTCAAAAATGAAAGATGCTGGTTGCTCTCCGAATGAAGTAACTAACAAAATAATCAGTCATTATTTGAAAAATGTAAAAATGACAAAGCGGAGAAACTTCATGAAATGA